The following proteins come from a genomic window of Verrucomicrobiia bacterium:
- a CDS encoding two-component sensor histidine kinase has product MKSVPTAANDGNGRRWGMCRASRLALPVTIGYALAGFCWILFSDRTVVRWFPDPDWAYRVQLWKGWAFVALTAALLFLVLRQQFQGWVREVAARKRSEELLEALNLDLEQRVRARTAELERKNKELETFTYSVSHDLKAPLRGIDGYSRLMLEEHAAPLNEEGKRFLANISRAATHMGVLIDDLLRYSRLERSPCQSSTVELKPLVDGVVQSMQEAIRTRGATVTQRVPEISVEADPQGLSMALRNLLDNALKFARDGGDSMIEVGGEVADGRVRLWVRDNGIGFDPKFAERIFGIFQRLHRAEEYAGTGIGLAIVRKAMDRMGGRAWAEGALGKGATFHLEFPA; this is encoded by the coding sequence ATGAAGTCGGTGCCGACTGCGGCGAACGACGGGAACGGACGGCGGTGGGGCATGTGTCGGGCGTCGCGACTGGCATTGCCGGTGACGATCGGGTACGCGCTGGCGGGGTTCTGCTGGATCCTCTTTTCGGACCGGACGGTGGTGCGATGGTTCCCGGATCCGGACTGGGCATACCGGGTGCAGTTGTGGAAGGGGTGGGCCTTTGTAGCCCTGACGGCGGCGCTGCTGTTCCTGGTGCTGCGGCAGCAGTTCCAAGGCTGGGTTCGCGAGGTGGCGGCGCGCAAGCGGTCGGAGGAGCTGCTGGAGGCCCTGAACCTGGATCTGGAGCAACGGGTGCGCGCGCGGACGGCCGAGTTGGAGCGCAAGAACAAGGAGCTGGAGACCTTCACGTATTCGGTCTCTCACGACTTGAAGGCGCCCTTGCGTGGGATCGACGGGTACAGCCGGCTCATGCTGGAGGAGCATGCGGCGCCGTTGAATGAGGAAGGGAAGCGGTTTCTGGCGAACATCAGCCGGGCGGCCACGCACATGGGGGTGCTGATCGACGATCTCTTGCGGTATTCGCGTCTGGAACGGTCGCCCTGCCAGTCTTCGACCGTCGAGTTGAAACCGCTTGTGGACGGGGTGGTGCAGTCGATGCAGGAGGCGATCCGCACCCGGGGTGCCACCGTGACGCAGCGGGTCCCGGAAATCTCGGTGGAGGCGGATCCTCAGGGATTGAGCATGGCGCTGCGCAACCTGCTGGACAACGCGCTCAAGTTCGCCAGGGACGGCGGGGATTCCATGATCGAGGTCGGGGGCGAGGTGGCGGACGGGCGTGTCCGATTGTGGGTTCGGGACAACGGCATCGGATTCGATCCGAAGTTTGCCGAGCGGATTTTCGGCATCTTTCAGCGGTTGCACCGGGCGGAGGAGTATGCGGGCACGGGGATCGGGCTGGCGATCGTGCGAAAGGCGATGGACAGGATGGGGGGGCGGGCGTGGGCGGAAGGGGCTTTGGGGAAGGGAGCCACTTTTCATTTGGAATTTCCGGCATGA